The DNA sequence CTCGACACCGGGCCCAACCGCCGGCACACCGCGACCGTGACGGGGATGGCGCTGGCCACCGCCGGTGGCGCGGCGGCCTGGTTCGACCCGAGCACGCTGGTCGCCGACGACGAGGCCGCGCTGGCCGGCTGGCTGGCCGACGCCGGGCGGCCGAAGGTGCTGCACGACAGCAAGCCGGCGGTGCTGGCGTTCGCCGCGCACGGCTGGGAGCTGCGGGGCATCGCCCGCGACACCCAGATCGCCGCCTACCTGGCCCGTCCCGACCAGCGTTCCTACGACCTCACCGACCTGGCGCTGCGCTACCTGCACCGGGAGCTGCGCGTCGACGCGCCGGAGACCGGCCAGCTCACGCTGGACGGGTTCGGCGACGAGGACGCGGCCGAGCAGAACCTGATGCTCCAGGCCCGGGCCACGCTCGACCTGGCCGACGCGATCGACGCCGAGCTGTCCCGCGACGGTGAGCAGTCCGCCCGGCTGATGGCCGAGGTGGAGCTGCCGCTGATGCGGGTGCTCGCCGCCATGGAACGCACCGGCATCGCCGCCGACACCGACTACCTCTCCGAGCTGGAGGCGCACTTCGCCGCCGAGGTGAAGGCCGCCGCGCAGAGCGCGTACGGCGTGGTCGGCCGGGAGTTCAACCTGGGCTCGCCGAAGCAGTTGCAGGAGATCCTCTTCACCGAGCTGGCACTGCCCAAGACGAAGCGGATCAAGACCGGCTACACCACCGACGCCGACGCCCTCCAGTGGCTCTACGCCCAGACCGAGCACCCGCTGCTGCACCACCTGCTGCGCCACCGCGACGTCGCCAAGCTCAAGTCGACGGTCGACGGGCTGCTCAAGTCCGTCTCCGACGACGGTCGGATCCACACCACGTTCAACCAGACGGTGGCCGCGACCGGGCGGCTGTCGTCCACCGAGCCGAACCTCCAGAACATCCCCATCCGCACCGAGGAGGGGCGGCGGATCCGGCGCGCGTTCGTGGTCGGCGAGGGCTACGAATGCCTGCTCACCGCCGACTACAGCCAGATCGAGATGCGGATCATGGCGCATCTGTCCGCCGACGAGGCACTTGTCGAGGCGTTCAACTCCGGGCACGACTTCCACGCCGCGACCGCCTCCTCGGTCTTCACCGTCGAGGTCGGCGACGTCACCGCCGACCAGCGTCGCAAGATCAAGGCAATGAACTACGGCCTGGCGTACGGGCTGAGCGCGTTCGGCCTCTCCCAGCAGCTCACCATCTCCGCCGAGGAGGCGCGTGGGCTGATGGAGAACTACTTCGCCGGTTTCGGCGGGGTCCGCGACTACCTCCACGAGGTGGTGGCCCGGGCCCGGCAGGACGGCTACACCTCCACCATCCTGGGTCGCCGCCGCTACCTTCCCGACCTGGTCAGCGACAACCGGCAGCGCCGGGAGATGGCCGAACGGATGGCGCTCAACGCCCCGATCCAGGGCTCGGCTGCCGACATCATCAAGGTCGCCATGCTGCACGTCGACGGCGCGCTGCGCGACGCCGGGCTGCGC is a window from the Micromonospora sp. DSM 45708 genome containing:
- the polA gene encoding DNA polymerase I, with product MTATTPRLLLVDGHSLAYRAFFALPVENFSTTTGQPTNAVYGFTSMLINVLRDEQPTHIVVAFDVSRRSFRTDRYAEYKAGRSETPTDFKGQVSLVKEVLAALRVPVVEKEGYEADDVIATLACQARDQGMDVLITTGDRDAFQLVGDRVTVLYPRKGVSDLARMDPAAVEAKYGVTPDRYRDLAALVGETSDNLPGVPGVGPKTAAKWINLYDGVEGVVARADEIKGKAGDSLRERLADVIRNYEINRLVTDLELPVRPEDARWQGWDREAVHQVFDTLQFRILRDRLYQYLEAVEPEAEAGFELAGEVLTEPGALAGWLDTHAPAGTPVGLAATLDTGPNRRHTATVTGMALATAGGAAAWFDPSTLVADDEAALAGWLADAGRPKVLHDSKPAVLAFAAHGWELRGIARDTQIAAYLARPDQRSYDLTDLALRYLHRELRVDAPETGQLTLDGFGDEDAAEQNLMLQARATLDLADAIDAELSRDGEQSARLMAEVELPLMRVLAAMERTGIAADTDYLSELEAHFAAEVKAAAQSAYGVVGREFNLGSPKQLQEILFTELALPKTKRIKTGYTTDADALQWLYAQTEHPLLHHLLRHRDVAKLKSTVDGLLKSVSDDGRIHTTFNQTVAATGRLSSTEPNLQNIPIRTEEGRRIRRAFVVGEGYECLLTADYSQIEMRIMAHLSADEALVEAFNSGHDFHAATASSVFTVEVGDVTADQRRKIKAMNYGLAYGLSAFGLSQQLTISAEEARGLMENYFAGFGGVRDYLHEVVARARQDGYTSTILGRRRYLPDLVSDNRQRREMAERMALNAPIQGSAADIIKVAMLHVDGALRDAGLRSRMLLQVHDELVFEVAPGEREALEALVRKEMGEAYPLSVPLEVSVGEGRDWNSADH